A part of Streptomyces sp. NBC_01210 genomic DNA contains:
- a CDS encoding helix-turn-helix domain-containing protein — protein MDDQQQPEHEYESGSGILHVFGQQLKLCRVRAGLERPELGSMTGYSASTIASFEQGRRIPPPKFIDKADEALDAGGLLRASKEEVARAQYPAFFRDAARLEAQAVALHVYATKAVPGLLQTEEYARAVFTMWRPLLNEDTVGQRVTARLARQEIFSRMPMPTISFVIEEFVLRRPLGGRAVMRGQLEQILLHGHRRNVEIQVMPIEREEHAGLEGPFTLIETREGQRIAYVEAYKDSRLYTDRTSVREIEEQYGILRAQALTPRESLDLVEKLLGEA, from the coding sequence ATGGACGATCAGCAGCAGCCGGAGCACGAGTACGAGTCGGGATCGGGCATCCTGCACGTCTTCGGGCAGCAGTTGAAACTGTGCCGGGTACGGGCCGGGCTGGAGCGGCCGGAGCTCGGGTCGATGACGGGGTACTCGGCTTCGACGATCGCCTCGTTCGAGCAGGGGCGCCGGATTCCGCCGCCGAAGTTCATCGATAAGGCGGACGAGGCCCTGGATGCCGGTGGGTTACTGCGGGCGAGCAAGGAGGAGGTGGCGCGGGCGCAGTATCCGGCGTTCTTCCGGGATGCGGCGCGGTTGGAGGCGCAGGCGGTAGCACTGCACGTGTACGCGACGAAAGCCGTACCCGGACTCCTACAGACGGAGGAGTACGCACGGGCGGTGTTCACGATGTGGCGGCCACTGCTGAACGAGGACACCGTCGGTCAACGGGTCACAGCGCGACTGGCCCGTCAGGAGATCTTCTCCCGCATGCCGATGCCCACAATCAGCTTCGTCATCGAGGAGTTCGTGCTGCGCCGCCCCCTGGGAGGACGTGCTGTGATGAGGGGGCAGCTGGAGCAGATCCTGCTGCACGGGCATCGCCGTAACGTTGAAATCCAGGTGATGCCGATCGAGCGCGAGGAGCATGCTGGACTCGAAGGACCCTTCACCTTGATCGAGACAAGGGAAGGACAGAGGATCGCGTACGTGGAGGCGTACAAGGACAGCCGCCTCTACACGGATCGGACGTCGGTCCGGGAGATCGAGGAGCAGTACGGGATCCTCCGGGCGCAGGCGCTCACTCCACGTGAATCGCTGGACCTCGTCGAGAAGTTGCTGGGAGAGGCATGA
- a CDS encoding ATP-binding protein, protein MNRAITPHEACQQHPAPTREFSMQFTSTPRGARLARRLVSHRLHDWGYPYDSTPNETFTLIAAELTANAVRHGHVPGRDFHLRLTATATSLRIEVGDTRTERRPAPGELTAPPMDAESGRGLYLVSQLAHRWGVAPRAGAPGKHVWAELRLPLIR, encoded by the coding sequence ATGAACCGAGCAATTACCCCTCACGAGGCGTGCCAGCAACACCCCGCCCCCACCCGCGAGTTCTCGATGCAGTTCACCTCCACCCCGCGCGGCGCCCGTCTCGCCCGCCGGCTCGTATCGCACCGGCTCCACGACTGGGGCTACCCGTATGACTCCACCCCCAACGAGACGTTCACTCTCATCGCCGCCGAGCTCACGGCGAACGCTGTACGCCACGGACACGTCCCCGGCCGGGACTTCCACCTCCGCCTCACCGCAACCGCCACCTCCCTCCGCATCGAGGTCGGCGACACCCGTACCGAGCGACGCCCCGCGCCCGGTGAACTCACCGCCCCACCCATGGACGCTGAATCGGGCCGGGGCCTCTACCTCGTCTCCCAACTCGCTCACCGCTGGGGCGTCGCACCCCGCGCGGGTGCCCCCGGAAAACACGTGTGGGCGGAGCTGCGACTGCCGCTCATTCGCTGA
- a CDS encoding CAP domain-containing protein, with product MSSRRAARPQPRSHARPKGGFRARNVVLAVGALTVTAGVAVTLATGGSDASGGTADRVTTNAAGDVPGGADAGADSTDPLALPSASPSVAASPTPSVKASAKPKQPSKPAASPKVEAKSGSGTGSSGSGGRTAVTPRSGSGSASGGSGGSSNGAEAQVLTLVNKERASAGCSPLTSNAKLVEAADDYSDVMAGSGVMSHTGPDGSTMSGRVDAAGYVWSTLGENIARGQSDAAAVMDAWMHSPGHRANILNCSFKEIGIGVHFGDGGPWWTQDFGAGR from the coding sequence ATGAGTTCCCGCCGAGCCGCTCGACCCCAGCCCCGCTCCCACGCCCGCCCCAAGGGCGGATTCCGAGCGCGCAATGTCGTCCTGGCAGTGGGTGCACTCACCGTGACGGCCGGTGTCGCCGTCACTCTTGCCACCGGCGGTTCAGATGCGAGCGGCGGCACGGCGGATCGGGTCACGACCAACGCTGCCGGGGATGTACCCGGAGGCGCTGATGCCGGCGCGGACAGCACTGATCCCCTCGCGCTGCCCTCCGCGAGCCCCAGCGTGGCCGCCTCTCCCACCCCGAGCGTGAAGGCCTCGGCCAAGCCCAAGCAGCCGTCGAAACCGGCCGCTTCGCCGAAGGTGGAGGCGAAGAGCGGGAGCGGCACGGGCAGTTCGGGCAGCGGGGGGCGGACGGCCGTCACCCCTCGCAGCGGCTCGGGCTCCGCGTCCGGCGGCTCAGGCGGATCCTCGAACGGCGCCGAGGCCCAGGTCCTCACGCTCGTCAACAAGGAGCGTGCGTCGGCCGGTTGCTCGCCGTTGACGTCGAACGCAAAGCTGGTCGAGGCCGCGGACGACTACAGCGATGTCATGGCCGGCAGTGGCGTGATGTCCCACACCGGCCCCGACGGTTCCACCATGTCCGGCCGGGTGGACGCCGCCGGATATGTCTGGTCCACGCTGGGCGAGAACATAGCTCGGGGCCAGTCCGACGCGGCAGCGGTCATGGACGCGTGGATGCACAGCCCCGGCCACCGCGCCAACATACTGAACTGCTCCTTCAAGGAGATAGGCATCGGCGTGCACTTCGGCGACGGCGGTCCGTGGTGGACGCAGGACTTCGGGGCGGGCCGCTAG
- the aceB gene encoding malate synthase A: MSAPAPSPLAIVEAEPLPRQEEVLTDAALAFVAELHRRFTPRRDELLARRGERRAEIARTSTLDFLPETAALRADDSWKVAPAPAALNDRRVEITGPTDRKMTINALNSGAKVWLADFEDASAPTWENVVLGQLNLIDAYERRIDFTDPHSGKSYALKAADELATVVMRPRGWHLEERHLQLDGSPVPGALVDFGLYFFHNAKRLIELGKGPYFYLPKTESHLEARLWNDIFVFSQEYVGIPQGTVRATVLIETITAAYEMEEILYELRDHAAGLNAGRWDYLFSIVKNFRDGGEKFVLPDRNAVTMTAPFMRAYTELLVRTCHKRGAHAIGGMAAFIPSRRDAEVNKVAFEKVKADKDREAGDGFDGSWVAHPDLVPIAMASFDAVLGSNPNQKSRLREDVSVAAGDLIAIDSLHASPTYDGLRNAVQVGIRYIEAWLRGLGAVAIFNLMEDAATAEISRSQIWQWINAGVVFENGELATADLARKVAAEELAAIREEIGEEAFTSGNWQQAHDLLLKVALDENYEDFLTLSAYEQLVG; encoded by the coding sequence ATGTCCGCACCAGCGCCGTCCCCGCTGGCCATCGTCGAAGCCGAGCCCCTGCCCCGGCAGGAAGAGGTCCTGACCGACGCGGCCCTCGCCTTTGTGGCCGAGCTGCACCGGCGGTTCACACCACGGCGTGACGAGCTGCTCGCCCGCCGCGGCGAGCGCCGTGCCGAGATCGCCCGCACCTCCACGCTGGACTTCCTCCCGGAGACCGCCGCGCTCCGCGCGGACGACTCCTGGAAAGTCGCCCCGGCCCCGGCGGCGCTCAACGACCGCCGTGTCGAGATCACCGGACCGACCGACCGCAAGATGACCATCAACGCCCTGAACTCGGGCGCGAAGGTCTGGCTCGCGGACTTCGAGGACGCCTCGGCTCCCACCTGGGAGAACGTTGTCCTTGGCCAGCTCAATCTGATCGACGCCTACGAGCGCCGGATCGACTTCACCGACCCCCACTCCGGCAAGTCGTACGCGCTGAAGGCCGCCGACGAGCTCGCAACGGTCGTCATGCGCCCGCGCGGCTGGCACCTGGAGGAGCGCCATCTACAGCTCGACGGAAGCCCGGTCCCCGGTGCGCTGGTCGACTTCGGCCTCTACTTCTTCCACAACGCCAAGCGCCTGATCGAGCTCGGCAAGGGCCCGTACTTCTACCTCCCGAAGACGGAGTCGCACCTTGAAGCCCGCCTCTGGAACGACATCTTCGTCTTCTCGCAGGAGTACGTCGGCATCCCGCAGGGCACCGTCCGTGCGACCGTCCTGATCGAGACGATCACCGCGGCGTACGAGATGGAGGAGATCCTCTACGAGCTCCGCGACCACGCGGCCGGCCTGAACGCGGGCCGCTGGGACTACCTCTTCTCGATCGTCAAGAACTTCCGTGACGGCGGCGAGAAGTTCGTGCTCCCGGACCGCAACGCGGTGACCATGACCGCGCCGTTCATGCGCGCGTACACCGAGCTGTTGGTCCGCACCTGCCACAAGCGCGGCGCCCACGCGATCGGTGGCATGGCGGCCTTCATCCCGTCCCGCCGCGACGCCGAGGTCAACAAGGTCGCCTTCGAGAAGGTCAAGGCGGACAAGGACCGCGAGGCGGGCGACGGCTTCGACGGCTCCTGGGTCGCGCACCCGGACCTGGTACCGATCGCGATGGCTTCGTTCGACGCCGTGCTGGGGTCGAACCCCAACCAGAAGAGCCGCCTCCGCGAGGACGTCTCGGTTGCGGCGGGCGACCTGATCGCCATCGACTCGCTGCACGCCAGCCCGACGTACGACGGTCTGCGCAACGCCGTCCAGGTCGGCATCCGCTATATCGAGGCATGGCTGCGCGGCCTCGGCGCGGTCGCGATCTTCAACCTGATGGAGGACGCGGCCACCGCGGAGATCTCCCGGTCCCAGATCTGGCAGTGGATCAACGCGGGCGTCGTCTTCGAGAACGGCGAACTCGCCACCGCGGACCTGGCTCGCAAGGTCGCGGCGGAGGAACTGGCCGCGATCCGCGAGGAGATCGGTGAGGAGGCCTTCACGTCGGGCAACTGGCAGCAGGCGCACGACCTGCTGCTGAAGGTGGCGCTGGACGAGAACTACGAGGACTTCCTGACGCTGTCGGCGTACGAGCAACTGGTCGGCTGA
- a CDS encoding sensor histidine kinase — protein MRRALAGIALSATLMVALSFLIPLALLVREQARDRVTTAAEQRAAALSPVLALTTRPADVQQAVSGLGSDDRLAVRLPDGGLVGTLHAPPEALQRAVAHRETLALDTAQGWVYLQPVVLAKDRVAVVEAYVPGADLTRGVWASWGVMSLLALGLVGGSVLVADRLGARVVRSSRSLSSASLALGSGDLDVRVEPDGPPELKEAGVAFNTMADRVVELLAIEREMVADLSHRLRTPLTALYLEADLMGSSPGARRVTEAVAQLESELDSIITAARTPLAAGPATGAVPARPCDVTEVVAIRLDFWSVLATQQDRPCERSFTPRPTPVRFPEDDLAAVVDALIGNVFRHTPQGTAFAVRVERTDRHVLLTVDDAGPGVADPDAALTRGVSVGGSTGLGLDIVARAARAADGEMQITRAPMGGARVQVAFGLAGADR, from the coding sequence ATGAGACGTGCCCTCGCGGGGATCGCCCTGTCCGCGACGCTGATGGTCGCGCTGTCCTTCCTCATCCCGCTCGCCCTGCTCGTGCGCGAACAGGCGCGGGACCGGGTGACCACCGCCGCCGAACAGCGTGCCGCCGCTCTCTCGCCGGTCCTCGCCCTGACCACCCGGCCCGCCGATGTCCAGCAGGCGGTCTCGGGGCTGGGCTCGGACGACCGGCTCGCCGTACGGCTTCCCGACGGAGGACTCGTCGGCACGCTGCACGCACCGCCGGAGGCTCTGCAGCGTGCGGTCGCCCACCGGGAGACGTTGGCTCTGGACACCGCTCAGGGGTGGGTCTATCTCCAGCCGGTCGTCCTCGCCAAGGACCGCGTCGCGGTCGTCGAGGCCTATGTGCCGGGTGCGGATCTGACCCGGGGCGTGTGGGCCTCGTGGGGCGTCATGTCGCTGCTCGCGCTGGGCCTGGTGGGTGGCTCCGTATTGGTCGCCGACCGGCTGGGCGCCCGCGTGGTCCGCTCCTCCCGGAGCCTGTCGAGCGCCTCGCTGGCACTGGGGTCGGGGGACCTGGACGTACGGGTGGAACCCGACGGGCCACCGGAACTGAAGGAGGCCGGCGTTGCGTTCAACACCATGGCCGACCGAGTGGTGGAACTCCTCGCCATCGAACGGGAGATGGTCGCAGACCTCTCGCACCGGCTCAGGACGCCACTGACCGCCCTGTATCTGGAAGCGGACCTGATGGGCAGCTCACCCGGCGCCCGGCGGGTCACGGAAGCGGTCGCGCAGCTGGAGAGTGAACTCGACTCGATCATCACCGCGGCCCGCACTCCACTGGCCGCCGGACCGGCCACCGGGGCAGTACCGGCGAGGCCGTGCGACGTGACCGAAGTGGTCGCGATCCGGCTCGACTTCTGGTCGGTGCTCGCCACCCAGCAGGACCGGCCCTGCGAACGCTCCTTCACGCCGCGGCCGACCCCTGTCCGGTTCCCGGAGGACGATCTCGCAGCCGTCGTCGACGCCCTGATCGGCAACGTCTTTCGGCACACCCCGCAGGGCACCGCCTTCGCCGTACGAGTGGAGCGCACCGACCGGCATGTGCTTCTGACGGTGGACGACGCGGGTCCCGGCGTCGCCGATCCGGACGCCGCGCTCACCCGCGGAGTCAGCGTCGGCGGCTCCACCGGCCTCGGCCTGGACATCGTGGCCCGTGCCGCCCGCGCCGCCGACGGAGAGATGCAGATCACCCGCGCTCCCATGGGCGGGGCGCGGGTGCAGGTGGCGTTCGGCCTGGCGGGCGCCGACCGCTGA
- a CDS encoding fibronectin type III domain-containing protein, producing MQRPPTFTALACAAALLLAACGGEDKDTESPTTPVGVTAQAGSATSVHVMWERASDNKEVTGYEVFQKGAKVKSLPATKSMVDIERLSPETAYSFTVRARDAAGNLSKPSAAVPVTTPAPTPEDHQAPSRPVKLRGRAEGSREAVLSWARAADDVGVTSYDIYQEDSRIHSVSGTETTARVTGLRPGTVYTFTVRARDAAEKSSPDSNAVDLTTASAPGKGPSTAPTDLKATARKGNVDLSWTPPQTGGPVKEHQLFLNGKLATTIVWGAAPPTGAATYTFMVTDNPGTRYRVKLRAKLPDGKWGDFSAQRTVVVL from the coding sequence GTGCAACGTCCCCCCACATTCACGGCGTTGGCCTGCGCCGCCGCCCTCCTTCTCGCCGCCTGTGGAGGCGAGGACAAGGACACCGAAAGCCCCACCACACCCGTCGGGGTGACCGCCCAGGCGGGCAGTGCGACCTCCGTGCACGTCATGTGGGAACGCGCCTCCGACAACAAGGAAGTCACTGGCTACGAGGTCTTCCAGAAGGGCGCCAAGGTCAAGTCCCTGCCAGCCACCAAGAGCATGGTCGACATCGAGCGGCTGAGTCCCGAGACCGCGTACAGCTTCACCGTCCGCGCCCGCGACGCCGCCGGGAATCTCTCGAAGCCCAGCGCTGCCGTGCCCGTCACCACCCCGGCCCCCACGCCGGAGGACCACCAGGCGCCCTCGCGGCCCGTGAAGCTGCGCGGCCGGGCCGAGGGGAGCCGCGAGGCCGTCCTGTCCTGGGCGCGTGCCGCGGACGATGTCGGCGTCACCTCGTACGACATCTACCAGGAGGATTCGCGCATCCACAGCGTGAGCGGCACCGAGACCACCGCCCGCGTCACCGGCCTGCGGCCCGGCACCGTCTACACCTTCACCGTTCGGGCACGTGACGCCGCCGAGAAATCCTCACCGGACAGTAACGCCGTGGACCTCACCACCGCCTCGGCCCCCGGGAAGGGACCCAGTACCGCGCCCACCGATCTCAAGGCGACCGCCCGCAAGGGAAACGTCGATCTGAGCTGGACGCCGCCGCAGACGGGCGGACCGGTCAAGGAGCATCAGCTGTTCCTGAACGGGAAGTTGGCCACCACCATCGTCTGGGGTGCCGCGCCACCGACCGGGGCTGCGACGTACACCTTCATGGTCACGGACAATCCCGGCACTCGTTACCGCGTCAAGCTCCGGGCCAAGCTGCCCGACGGGAAGTGGGGTGACTTCTCGGCGCAGCGCACGGTGGTGGTCCTCTAG
- a CDS encoding DUF397 domain-containing protein yields the protein MNVEEPAQAVPESAWFKSSYSTGSGGECVEVAACPGTIHVRDSKDMAGPTLRVASEGWAAFVEFAAQG from the coding sequence ATGAACGTCGAAGAGCCCGCACAGGCTGTGCCCGAATCAGCCTGGTTCAAGAGCAGTTACAGCACGGGATCGGGCGGCGAATGCGTTGAGGTCGCGGCCTGCCCCGGCACCATCCACGTCCGTGACTCGAAGGACATGGCAGGGCCAACCCTGCGCGTTGCTTCCGAGGGCTGGGCGGCCTTCGTGGAGTTCGCCGCGCAAGGCTGA
- a CDS encoding response regulator transcription factor, with translation MASVLVVEDDPVIRAALIEVLTAHGYAVKTAHQGFEALREITQSPPDIVVLDLGLPDLDGLDVLRMIRGISRLPVLVATARDDDTEIIKLLNAGADDYMVKPFSGGQLAARLAAVLRRSVPAADDRGRQPVQVAELRIDPLARTAHLADRELSLTRREFDLLAYLAANADQVISRKRILAEVWQQPYLEDQTVDVHLSALRRKLGERPSDPRYLHTVRGIGIKLVTSS, from the coding sequence ATGGCCTCCGTACTTGTCGTCGAGGACGACCCTGTGATCCGGGCCGCGCTGATCGAGGTGCTCACCGCGCACGGCTACGCGGTGAAGACCGCGCACCAGGGTTTCGAGGCGCTGCGCGAGATCACCCAGTCCCCGCCGGACATCGTGGTGCTCGACCTGGGGCTGCCCGATCTGGACGGCCTCGACGTGCTCCGTATGATCCGGGGTATCTCACGGCTGCCTGTACTGGTCGCCACGGCCCGGGACGACGACACGGAGATCATCAAGCTGCTCAACGCCGGAGCCGACGACTACATGGTCAAGCCCTTTTCGGGCGGCCAGCTCGCCGCCCGGCTCGCCGCGGTACTGCGGCGGTCCGTCCCGGCCGCGGACGACCGGGGCCGACAGCCGGTGCAGGTCGCGGAGCTCAGGATCGACCCGCTGGCCCGCACCGCGCATCTCGCCGACCGTGAGCTGTCGCTGACCCGGCGGGAGTTCGACCTGCTCGCCTACCTCGCGGCAAACGCCGACCAGGTGATATCCCGCAAACGCATACTCGCCGAGGTGTGGCAGCAGCCGTATCTGGAGGACCAGACGGTTGATGTCCACCTCTCCGCGCTGCGCAGGAAATTGGGTGAAAGACCTTCGGACCCCCGCTATCTGCACACCGTGCGCGGTATCGGGATCAAACTGGTCACCTCCTCATGA